A region from the Desulfomarina profundi genome encodes:
- a CDS encoding response regulator, which yields MNVFLVDDHQMFRQGLRTLLEGTSDIHVVGEAGDGREGLKEIEKLQPDVAVLDIAMAGLSGIDVTKQLQKRVPDCRILVLTMHADSFFAVESLKAGALGFLLKEESFDRFIDALRCVAAGNTFISPSLKTVVLEELVGIARKSKDRSKDILTVREREILQLVAEGMTNQEIADTLCISSSTVDTHRKNIMTKLDVHSVAGLVKYAIRHKIVIL from the coding sequence ATGAATGTTTTTCTGGTTGATGATCATCAGATGTTTCGACAGGGACTCCGAACTCTTCTGGAAGGGACATCGGATATTCATGTGGTTGGAGAAGCCGGTGACGGTCGTGAAGGGTTGAAGGAAATTGAAAAGCTGCAGCCCGATGTGGCTGTACTGGATATTGCAATGGCAGGCCTCAGCGGTATTGATGTGACAAAACAGTTGCAGAAAAGAGTTCCCGACTGCAGGATACTTGTCCTGACCATGCATGCCGACAGTTTTTTTGCCGTGGAATCATTGAAAGCCGGGGCACTTGGGTTTCTCCTCAAAGAGGAAAGCTTTGACAGGTTCATTGACGCTCTTCGATGCGTCGCAGCCGGAAATACATTTATATCTCCTTCACTCAAAACAGTGGTTCTGGAAGAACTTGTGGGCATAGCAAGGAAATCAAAGGACAGAAGCAAGGATATTCTTACCGTCCGCGAGCGGGAAATTCTCCAGCTTGTTGCTGAAGGAATGACCAATCAGGAAATTGCCGACACGCTCTGTATCTCGTCATCGACAGTTGATACACACAGAAAGAACATCATGACCAAGCTTGATGTACATTCGGTGGCTGGCCTGGTCAAGTATGCTATTCGTCATAAAATAGTAATCCTGTAA